One window of Camelina sativa cultivar DH55 chromosome 4, Cs, whole genome shotgun sequence genomic DNA carries:
- the LOC109132426 gene encoding uncharacterized protein At2g29880-like: MGDSQKSKEKGAYSQWGPEETKVLVELLVDGVHRNWRDNSGNFSKLIVEQKFLPVLNERLGCQKNHNQYLSRWKYLRGLYNNYLDLQRFNSGCGWDPEMKRFTAPDEVWKEYFKKHPKHKHLRYESNERFEDLQLIFGCGLATGGSAIGIKYMLFM; this comes from the exons ATGGGAGATTCCCAAAAGAGTAAGGAAAAGGGTGCATATAGTCAATGGGGACCAGAAGAGACAAAAGTGCTAGTAGAGTTACTTGTTGATGGAGTTCACCGAAACTGGCGTGATAATAGCGGTAACTTTAGCAAGCTCATTGTGGAGCAAAAATTTTTACCAGTTCTTAATGAAAGACTTGGATgccaaaaaaatcacaatcagTACCTAAGTAGATGGAAATACTTGAGAGGCCTGTACAACAATTATTTAGACCTTCAACGCTTCAATTCTGGATGTGGATGGGATCCTGAAATGAAAAGGTTCACCGCTCCGGATGAAGTGTGGAAAGAGTACTTCAAG AAACATCCTAAACATAAACATCTACGATATGAGTCAAACgaaagatttgaagatcttCAACTCATATTTGGATGTGGCTTAGCTACCGGTGGTTCCGCTATTGgaattaaatatatgttatttatgtaG